One region of Streptomyces subrutilus genomic DNA includes:
- the crtI gene encoding phytoene desaturase family protein, protein MRTVTGRTDHVVVVGAGLAGLSAALHLLGAGRRVTLVERDPLPGGRAGLIERGGHRFDTGPTVLTMPHLLEEAFAAVGQTMSDRLTLHPLHPAYRARFADGSSLDVHTGAEAMEAEIERFAGCREAAGYRRLRHWLHALYQAQMSRFIDTNFDSPLSLLHPDLARLAALGGFGRLQPRIGRFLADERLQRVFSFQALYAGVPPARALAAYAVIAYMDTVAGVYFPEGGMHAVPTALSAAAADAGATLLNGHHVSRLERTGDRITAVVTDRQRIPCDAVVLTPDLPVAYRLLGARPRRPLALRYSPSAVVLHAGTDRTWPELAHHTISFGAAWKQTFHELTRSGRLMSDPSLLITRPTATDPGLAPPGKHTHYVLAPCPNTSVGPSAAAWTELGPRYRDSLLRELERRGLTGFEEAMDTEVLVTPADWTADGHGAGTPFSVSHTFPQTGPFRPRNLPRGTANAVLAGCGTTPGVGIPTVLISGRLAAARITGITPARRPAAASPPATPKGGPA, encoded by the coding sequence ATGAGGACGGTCACCGGGCGAACCGACCACGTGGTGGTCGTCGGAGCCGGCCTGGCGGGCCTGTCCGCCGCCCTCCACCTGCTGGGCGCGGGCCGACGCGTCACCCTCGTCGAGCGCGACCCCCTGCCCGGCGGCCGAGCCGGCCTCATCGAGCGCGGCGGCCACCGCTTCGACACCGGGCCCACCGTACTCACGATGCCGCACCTCCTGGAGGAGGCGTTCGCCGCGGTCGGCCAGACGATGTCCGACCGGCTCACGCTGCACCCGCTGCACCCCGCCTACCGTGCCCGGTTCGCGGACGGCAGCAGTCTCGACGTCCACACCGGCGCCGAAGCCATGGAGGCGGAGATCGAACGCTTCGCCGGGTGCCGGGAAGCGGCCGGATACCGGCGCCTGCGCCACTGGCTGCACGCCCTCTACCAGGCACAGATGAGTCGCTTCATCGACACCAACTTCGACTCGCCCCTCTCCCTCCTGCACCCCGACCTGGCCCGGCTCGCCGCGCTCGGCGGGTTCGGCCGCCTCCAGCCGAGGATCGGCCGCTTCCTGGCCGACGAACGGCTCCAGCGCGTCTTCTCGTTCCAGGCCCTGTACGCGGGCGTGCCGCCGGCCCGCGCGCTCGCGGCGTACGCCGTCATCGCCTACATGGACACGGTCGCCGGGGTGTACTTCCCCGAAGGGGGGATGCACGCCGTACCCACCGCGCTGTCCGCGGCCGCCGCCGATGCGGGTGCCACCCTCCTCAACGGGCACCACGTCAGCCGCCTGGAGCGCACCGGCGACCGGATCACCGCGGTCGTCACCGACCGGCAACGCATCCCCTGCGACGCGGTCGTCCTGACCCCGGACCTGCCCGTCGCCTACCGGCTGCTCGGTGCCCGCCCGCGCCGCCCCCTCGCCCTGCGGTACTCGCCGTCGGCAGTGGTCCTGCACGCGGGCACCGACCGGACGTGGCCCGAACTGGCCCACCACACGATCTCTTTCGGCGCCGCCTGGAAGCAGACGTTCCACGAGCTGACCCGGAGCGGCCGCCTGATGAGCGACCCCTCGCTCCTCATCACCCGGCCCACCGCCACCGACCCGGGGCTGGCCCCGCCCGGGAAGCACACCCACTACGTGCTCGCGCCCTGCCCCAACACCTCCGTCGGCCCCTCGGCGGCCGCCTGGACGGAACTCGGCCCCCGCTACCGCGACAGTCTGCTGCGCGAACTGGAACGGCGCGGACTGACCGGCTTCGAGGAGGCCATGGACACCGAGGTCCTCGTCACTCCCGCCGACTGGACCGCCGACGGCCACGGTGCCGGCACCCCCTTCTCCGTCTCCCACACCTTCCCCCAGACCGGGCCCTTCCGGCCCCGCAACCTCCCGCGGGGCACCGCCAACGCGGTCCTGGCAGGCTGCGGCACCACACCGGGCGTCGGCATCCCCACCGTCCTGATCTCCGGCCGCCTAGCCGCCGCCCGCATCACCGGCATCACCCCGGCCCGCCGCCCGGCGGCGGCATCCCCGCCCGCGACGCCGAAGGGCGGCCCCGCATGA
- a CDS encoding polyprenyl synthetase family protein, whose translation MRAQSAERHPTAGPEGQGQDTPGTGPALAAAVDTDVVGAVNGELARCCEDFASLSRSLDAVFAGDIAERLCAYTLGGGARIRPQLLWWALRACGGRDAETPAALRVAAALELIQSCALIHDDIMDRSAERRGRPSFHAQIALRHTAHGEEADPGAFARSAAVLAGDLALSWADDLVAGADLAATVRPHILRIWRLMRTEMVAGQYLDLHGQATSSRSAVQAIRTVCLKTARYTVERPLALGAALAGADETTARALTAAGRCAGVAFQLRDDLLDVFGDPKATGKPAGDDIRSGKATYLLAVAHSRAHAVGATNVIDLLDDCRGSADLSEAALSSVRDALRSTGAPAQVERRIRRLAQAARFHLAAARLRGPAARHLAELLTAVASPPGEAAAPPPALDGHQAPPALAGHEGGVR comes from the coding sequence ATGCGAGCGCAGTCCGCAGAGCGACATCCGACGGCAGGCCCCGAGGGCCAAGGTCAGGACACACCGGGTACCGGCCCCGCTCTCGCGGCTGCTGTCGACACGGACGTGGTCGGCGCGGTGAACGGTGAGCTCGCCCGCTGCTGCGAGGACTTCGCCTCGCTGAGCAGGTCCCTCGACGCCGTCTTCGCCGGCGACATCGCCGAGCGGCTGTGTGCCTACACCCTCGGCGGCGGCGCGCGCATCCGGCCGCAGCTCCTCTGGTGGGCCTTGCGGGCTTGCGGAGGCAGGGACGCCGAGACGCCCGCGGCTCTCCGTGTCGCCGCCGCGCTCGAACTCATCCAGAGCTGTGCCCTGATCCACGACGACATCATGGACCGTTCGGCCGAGCGCCGCGGCAGGCCCTCCTTCCACGCCCAGATCGCGCTGCGGCACACCGCGCACGGCGAGGAGGCCGATCCGGGCGCTTTCGCCCGTTCGGCCGCCGTCCTGGCCGGGGACCTCGCGCTGTCATGGGCCGACGACCTGGTGGCCGGCGCAGACCTCGCGGCAACCGTGCGCCCGCACATCCTGCGGATCTGGCGGCTCATGCGGACCGAGATGGTCGCCGGCCAGTACCTCGACCTGCACGGTCAGGCGACCTCCTCCCGCTCAGCCGTCCAGGCCATCCGCACCGTCTGCCTGAAGACCGCCCGCTACACCGTCGAAAGGCCCCTGGCGCTCGGTGCGGCGCTCGCGGGCGCCGATGAGACGACGGCACGTGCCCTGACCGCCGCCGGCCGGTGCGCGGGGGTCGCCTTCCAGCTGCGTGATGACCTGCTGGACGTGTTCGGCGACCCGAAGGCGACCGGAAAGCCCGCCGGGGACGACATCCGGTCCGGGAAGGCGACGTACCTCCTCGCCGTGGCCCACTCCCGGGCCCACGCCGTCGGGGCGACGAACGTCATCGACCTCCTGGACGACTGCCGCGGCAGCGCCGACCTGTCCGAGGCCGCGCTGTCCTCGGTGCGCGACGCCCTGCGGTCGACCGGCGCTCCGGCGCAGGTGGAGCGGCGTATCAGGCGCCTGGCCCAGGCTGCCCGGTTCCACCTCGCGGCGGCACGCCTGCGCGGCCCGGCCGCCCGGCACCTCGCCGAACTGCTGACGGCCGTGGCCTCACCCCCGGGAGAGGCCGCCGCACCGCCCCCGGCTCTCGACGGGCACCAGGCGCCCCCAGCGCTCGCCGGGCACGAGGGCGGAGTGCGATGA
- a CDS encoding STAS domain-containing protein has protein sequence MLDLRKRPSLGSDQRAVGRSSVNCTTEGGGVCVITPAGEFEGEAAQAVREVLEAVAHSTARKTIIDCTRIAFTDSALLHVLLDARPAHRMILAGPLPRQLDVLLTRTGTTHLFVIADDLTAAHCL, from the coding sequence ATGCTTGATCTCCGCAAACGCCCCTCACTCGGCAGCGATCAGCGCGCCGTGGGCCGCTCATCGGTGAATTGCACGACGGAGGGGGGCGGTGTGTGCGTGATCACCCCCGCCGGAGAGTTCGAAGGGGAGGCCGCCCAGGCCGTGCGTGAGGTTCTGGAAGCGGTCGCGCACTCGACCGCCCGAAAGACGATCATCGACTGCACCCGCATCGCCTTCACCGACTCCGCGCTCCTGCACGTCCTGCTCGACGCGCGCCCCGCGCACCGCATGATCTTGGCCGGCCCCCTCCCCCGGCAGTTGGACGTGCTGCTCACGCGCACCGGCACGACGCATCTGTTCGTGATCGCGGACGACCTGACAGCGGCCCACTGTCTGTAG